The proteins below are encoded in one region of Scatophagus argus isolate fScaArg1 chromosome 24, fScaArg1.pri, whole genome shotgun sequence:
- the LOC124055396 gene encoding mitogen-activated protein kinase kinase kinase kinase 4-like isoform X5, whose protein sequence is MANDSPAKSLVDIDLASLRDPAGIFELVEVVGNGTYGQVYKGRHVKTGQLAAIKVMDVTEDEEEEIKLEINMLKKYSHHRNIATYYGAFIKKSPPGHDDQLWLVMEFCGAGSITDLVKNTKGNQLKEDWIAYISREILRGLAHLHAHHVIHRDIKGQNVLLTENAEVKLVDFGVSAQLDRTVGRRNTFIGTPYWMAPEVIACDENPDATYDYRSDLWSCGITAIEMAEGAPPLCDMHPMRALFLIPRNPPPRLKSKKWSKKFFSFIESCLVKNYTQRPPTEQLLKHPFIRDQPNERQVRIQLKDHIDRTKKKRGEKDETEYEYSGSEEEEEDPPEQEGEPSSIVNVPGESTLRRDFIRLQQENKERSEALRRQQLLQEQQLREQEEYKRQLLAERQKRIEQQKEQRRRLEEQQRREREMRRQQEREQRRREQEEKRRIEEMDRRRKEEEERRRADDEKRRNDREQEYIRRQLEEEQRHLEMLQEQLLREQAMLLEFKWRELEEQRKAERLHKRLQQEQAYLLSLQHESKQQPGDRTKPPSDHSKPPQTSTLPPDRLLNTTPQAQVLDSAASVARGAYESSRALQAVPSDSAKSQAAAPQKTDSDETCPSQVSNSPDPPQTEPPTDFEPPQAESLKPDGPTEPVSHPPQPIREADERYRKNIQGSPQAAPLPKQPPLPPRSSEPFSNGGPSSEASAMHRPMEPQVQWSHLAALKSSNSAAPSPPPPPVVSRSQSFSEPGGVTSSFAQLHLRSQDPHHHHHHHHPSPARTDPQPQPPLHHPQAQHQASNEEVPPKVPVRTTSRSPVLSRRESPLPSQPGNQGGQRSASGNVEQRPLWDRVEKLQPRPGSGSSSGSSNSGSQASPADRFRPRCESPASSKSEGSPLLRPENVPKKQDEKNVARPTRPACDADLTALAKELRAVDDVRPPHKVTDYSSSSEESGTTDEEDDEEVDQEAGEESTSGAEDSRAGRLSNGETESAKTMPVEDSESDQATTPSKDGTLVIRQSTVDIKRSVNLSSSSSSSSAGPGYGHGQPQPPGHGLPEKNGFAGRIHHLPDLIQQSHHSPSSSTSIASSSSSSSSSSSFPSSSSHASPAMSPQNPPDKFTAIESQSESNSMSKHKSSSSFTPFIDPRLLQISPSSGSSLNNMAGFGQDGRMADPLRSDPSRKGSVVNVNPVNTRPPSDTPEIRKYKKRFNSEILCAALWGVNLLVGTESGLMLLDRSGQGKVYPLINRRRIQQMDVLEGLNVLVTISGKKNKLRVYYLSWLRNKILHNDPEVEKKQGWVNVGDLEGCVHYKVVKYERIKFLVLALKNAVEVYAWAPKPYHKFMAFKSFGDLVHKPLLVDLTVEEGQRLKVIYGSCSGFHAVDVDSGAVYDIYLPTHIQTSIQCHAIIILPNTDGIELLVCYEDEGVYVNTYGRITKDVVLQWGEMPTSVAYIRSNQIMGWGEKAIEIRSVETGHLDGVFMHKRAQRLKFLCERNDKVFFASVRPGGASQVYFMTLGRTSLMSW, encoded by the exons ATGGCGAACGACTCTCCAGCTAAAAGTCTAGTAGACATAGACTTGGCTTCATTGCGG GATCCAGCTGGGATATTTGAATTGGTGGAGGTGGTTGGAAATGGCACCTATGGACAAGTATACAAG GGACGTCATGTCAAGACCGGACAGCTGGCTGCCATCAAAGTCATGGACGTCACAGAG gatgaagaggaggaaattaAACTGGAGATCAATATGCTGAAGAAATATTCCCACCACCGAAACATAGCCACCTACTACGGTGCTTTCATTAAAAAGAGCCCCCCGGGACACGATGACCAGCTGTGG ttGGTGATGGAGTTCTGTGGAGCTGGTTCAATCACAGACCTGGTTAAGAACACCAAGGGGAACCAGCTGAAGGAAGACTGGATTGCCTACATCTCCAGAGAGATCCTCAGG ggTCTGGCCCATCTACATGCCCACCACGTTATCCACCGTGACATCAAGGGCCAGAACGTCCTGCTGACCGAGAATGCTGAAGTCAAACTAG TCGACTTTGGCGTTAGCGCTCAGCTGGATCGAACAGTGGGGAGGCGAAACACCTTCATCGGGACGCCTTACTGGATGGCTCCTGAGGTCATAGCTTGTGACGAGAACCCGGACGCCACGTACGATTACAGA AGTGACCTGTGGTCTTGTGGTATCACAGCTATTGAAATGGCTGAAGGAGCACCAC CGCTTTGTGACATGCACCCAATGCGTGCACTCTTCCTCATTCCAAGAAACCCTCCTCCCAGGCTCAAGTCTAAAAAATG GTCCAAAAAGTTTTTTAGTTTCATTGAGAGCTGCCTGGTGAAGAACTACACTCAGCGGCCCCCGACGGAGCAGCTGCTGAAGCACCCCTTCATCCGAGACCAGCCCAACGAGAGGCAAGTCCGCATTCAGCTCAAAGACCACATCGACCGGACcaagaagaagaggggagagaagg ATGAGACAGAGTATGAGTACAGCggcagcgaggaggaggaagaggatccCCCAGAGCAGGAGGGGGAACCCAG CTCCATCGTCAATGTGCCGGGTGAGTCGACTCTGCGCCGCGACTTCATCCGCCTGCAGCAGGAGAACAAGGAGCGATCCGAGGCGCTCCGTcgccagcagctcctccaggaGCAACAGCTGCGGGAGCAGGAGGAGTACAAGCGCCAACTACTGGCCGAGAGGCAGAAACGCATTGAGCAAcagaaggagcagaggaggcGGCTGGaggag CAACAACGACGCGAACGGGAGATGAGGAGGCAACAGGAGCGCGAGCAACGTCGTCGCGAGCAAGAGGAGAAGAGGCGCATTGAGGAGATGGATCGTCGACgtaaagaagaggaggagcgcCGGCGGGCCGACGACGAGAAGAGAAGGAACGATCGCGAACAG GAGTACATCAGGcgtcagctggaggaggagcagagacacCTGGAGAtgctgcaggagcagctgcTCCGTGAACAGGCCATGCTGCtg GAGTTCAAGTGGCGAGAGCTCGAGGAGCAGCGCAAGGCTGAGCGACTCCATAAGCGcctgcagcaggagcaggcCTACCTGCTGTCGCTGCAGCACGAATCCAAACAGCAACCTGGCGACAGGACCAAACCCCCCTCAGACCATAGCAAACCTCCGCAGACCTCCACCCTGCCCCCTGACAGACTCCTCAACACAACCCCTCAGGCTCAGGTCCTTGACAGTGCTGCTTCTGTAGCAAGAGGCGCTTATGAGTCCTCCAGAGCCCTTCAGGCAGTCCCCTCGGATAGCGCCAAATCCCAGGCAGCGGCGCCACAGAAGACTGACTCTGATGAGACATGTCCCAGCCAGGTCTCAAACTCCCCCGACCCCCCTCAGACTGAACCCCCCACTGACTTTGAACCTCCCCAGGCAGAAAGTTTGAAGCCCGACGGGCCCACAGAGCCTGTCAGTCATCCTCCTCAGCCTATCAGAGAG GCCGACGAGCGGTACCGTAAAAACATTCAGGGCTCCCCTCAGGCCGCCCCTCTTCCCAAGCagccccctcttcctccccgcTCCTCTGAACCGTTCTCCAATGGCGGCCCCTCCTCCGAAGCCTCCGCCATGCACCGTCCCATGGAGCCTCAG GTCCAGTGGTCTCACCTGGCTGCTCTAAAAAGCAGCAACAGCGCcgccccctctcctcctcctccgcccgTGGTCTCTCGCTCCCAGTCCTTCAGCGAGCCCGGCGGCGTGACCTCTAGCTTTGCACAACTCCACCTGCGTTCCCAGGACccccaccatcatcaccaccaccaccacccatcGCCCGCACGCACTGACCCCCAGCCCCAACCTCCCCTCCACCACCCTCAGGCCCAACACCAGGCCAGCAACGAGGAGGTACCTCCTAAG GTCCCAGTCAGGACAACATCCAGGTCTCCAGTGCTGTCGCGCCGAGAGTCCCCTCTGCCATCTCAGCCCGGCAACCAGGGCGGACAGAGGAGCGCTAGCGG TAACGTGGAGCAGCGCCCCCTGTGGGACCGAGTGGAGAAACTGCAGCCTCGGCCAGGCAGCGGCAGCTCTTCCGGCTCCTCCAACTCTGGCTCCCAGGCCAGTCCCGCTGACCGCTTCAGGCCACGCTGTGAGTCCCCCG CTTCTTCCAAATCCGAAGGTTCTCCTCTCCTGCGGCCTGAAAATGTTCccaaaaaacaagatgaaaagaaCGTCGCCCGGCCTACTCGACCAGCT TGTGATGCG GATCTGACTGCTCTGGCCAAGGAGCTTCGTGCCGTAGATGACGTGAGGCCCCCCCACAAGGTCACCGACTACTCATCCTCAAGCGAGGAGTCGGGCACCACCGACGAGGAGGACGACGAGGAGGTGGACCAGGAGGCGGGAGAGGAGTCCACCTCCGGAGCCGAGGACTCCAGGGCCGG GAGGCTGAGTAACGGGGAGACCGAGTCTGCTAAGACCATGCCGGTGGAGGACTCTGAGAGCGACCAAGCCACTACGCCTTCCAAGGACGGGACGCTGGTCATCAGACAG AGCACCGTTGACATAAAGCGGTCGGTCAAtctctcatcttcatcctcctcttcctcggccGGCCCCGGTTACGGCCACGGCCAGCCCCAACCCCCCGGCCACGGCCTCCCAGAGAAAAACGGCTTCGCAGGCCGCATACACCACCTACCAGACCTTATCCAGCAGAGCCATcactccccttcctcctccacatccatcgcttcctcctcctcttcctcctcttcctcttcctccttcccctcatCATCTAGCCACGCCAGTCCCGCCATGTCCCCACAGAACCCCCCGGACAAGTTCACTGCCATCGAG TCCCAGTCGGAGAGCAACTCCATGTCCAAACACaagtcttcctcctccttcactccctTCATCGACCCTCGCCTTCTCCAGATCTCTCCGTCCAGCGGCAGCTCCCTCAACAACATGG CGGGATTCGGGCAGGACGGACGGATGGCGGACCCCCTGAGGTCCGACCCATCTCGCAAAGGCTCGGTGGTCAACGTCAACCCGGTGAACACGCGTCCGCCGAGCGACACGCCCGAGATTCGCAAGTACAAGAAGAGGTTCAACTCTGAGATCTTATGTGCTGCACTCTGGG GAGTGAACCTGCTGGTGGGGACGGAGAGCGGCCTGATGCTGCTGGACCGAAGCGGTCAGGGGAAGGTCTACCCCCTGATCAACAGACGACGCATCCAGCAGATGGATGTCCTGGAGGGTCTCAACGTCCTGGTCACCATATCGG GTAAAAAGAACAAGCTTCGAGTGTATTACTTATCGTGGTTGAGAAACAAGATTTTGCACAACGACCCCGAGGTGGAGAAGAAGCAGGGTTGGGTCAACGTGGGCGACCTGGAGGGCTGCGTCCACTACAAAGTCG tgaagtaCGAAAGGATCAAGTTCTTGGTGCTGGCCTTGAAGAACGCTGTGGAGGTGTACGCCTGGGCACCCAAACCCTACCACAAGTTCATGGCCTTTAAG TCTTTCGGTGACTTGGTGCACAAGCCTCTGCTGGTTGACCTGACGGTGGAGGAAGGACAGAGGTTAAAGGTCATCTACGGCTCTTGCTCGGGCTTCCACGCCGTGGATGTGGACTCCGGTGCCGTTTACGACATCTACTTACCCACGCAC ATCCAGACCAGCATTCAGTGCCACGCCATCATCATCCTGCCCAACACCGACGGCATCGAGCTGCTGGTGTGTTACGAGGACGAGGGCGTCTACGTCAACACCTACGGGCGCATCACCAAGGATGTGGTGCTGCAGTGGGGAGAAATGCCAACTTCAGTGG CCTACATTAGGTCAAACCAGATCATGGGCTGGGGCGAGAAGGCCATAGAGATCCGCTCGGTGGAGACGGGCCACCTGGATGGCGTCTTTATGCACAAGAGGGCTCAGAGACTCAAGTTCCTTTGTGAGAGGAATGATAAG GTCTTCTTTGCCTCCGTGCGCCCCGGAGGTGCCAGCCAGGTGTATTTCATGACCCTGGGGCGCACTTCCCTCATGAGCTGGTAG
- the LOC124055396 gene encoding mitogen-activated protein kinase kinase kinase kinase 4-like isoform X7, with product MANDSPAKSLVDIDLASLRDPAGIFELVEVVGNGTYGQVYKGRHVKTGQLAAIKVMDVTEDEEEEIKLEINMLKKYSHHRNIATYYGAFIKKSPPGHDDQLWLVMEFCGAGSITDLVKNTKGNQLKEDWIAYISREILRGLAHLHAHHVIHRDIKGQNVLLTENAEVKLVDFGVSAQLDRTVGRRNTFIGTPYWMAPEVIACDENPDATYDYRSDLWSCGITAIEMAEGAPPLCDMHPMRALFLIPRNPPPRLKSKKWSKKFFSFIESCLVKNYTQRPPTEQLLKHPFIRDQPNERQVRIQLKDHIDRTKKKRGEKDETEYEYSGSEEEEEDPPEQEGEPSSIVNVPGESTLRRDFIRLQQENKERSEALRRQQLLQEQQLREQEEYKRQLLAERQKRIEQQKEQRRRLEEQQRREREMRRQQEREQRRREQEEKRRIEEMDRRRKEEEERRRADDEKRRNDREQEYIRRQLEEEQRHLEMLQEQLLREQAMLLEFKWRELEEQRKAERLHKRLQQEQAYLLSLQHESKQQPGDRTKPPSDHSKPPQTSTLPPDRLLNTTPQAQVLDSAASVARGAYESSRALQAVPSDSAKSQAAAPQKTDSDETCPSQVSNSPDPPQTEPPTDFEPPQAESLKPDGPTEPVSHPPQPIREADERYRKNIQGSPQAAPLPKQPPLPPRSSEPFSNGGPSSEASAMHRPMEPQVQWSHLAALKSSNSAAPSPPPPPVVSRSQSFSEPGGVTSSFAQLHLRSQDPHHHHHHHHPSPARTDPQPQPPLHHPQAQHQASNEEVPPKVPVRTTSRSPVLSRRESPLPSQPGNQGGQRSASGNVEQRPLWDRVEKLQPRPGSGSSSGSSNSGSQASPADRFRPRSSSKSEGSPLLRPENVPKKQDEKNVARPTRPADLTALAKELRAVDDVRPPHKVTDYSSSSEESGTTDEEDDEEVDQEAGEESTSGAEDSRAGRLSNGETESAKTMPVEDSESDQATTPSKDGTLVIRQSTVDIKRSVNLSSSSSSSSAGPGYGHGQPQPPGHGLPEKNGFAGRIHHLPDLIQQSHHSPSSSTSIASSSSSSSSSSSFPSSSSHASPAMSPQNPPDKFTAIESQSESNSMSKHKSSSSFTPFIDPRLLQISPSSGSSLNNMAGFGQDGRMADPLRSDPSRKGSVVNVNPVNTRPPSDTPEIRKYKKRFNSEILCAALWGVNLLVGTESGLMLLDRSGQGKVYPLINRRRIQQMDVLEGLNVLVTISGKKNKLRVYYLSWLRNKILHNDPEVEKKQGWVNVGDLEGCVHYKVVKYERIKFLVLALKNAVEVYAWAPKPYHKFMAFKSFGDLVHKPLLVDLTVEEGQRLKVIYGSCSGFHAVDVDSGAVYDIYLPTHIQTSIQCHAIIILPNTDGIELLVCYEDEGVYVNTYGRITKDVVLQWGEMPTSVAYIRSNQIMGWGEKAIEIRSVETGHLDGVFMHKRAQRLKFLCERNDKVFFASVRPGGASQVYFMTLGRTSLMSW from the exons ATGGCGAACGACTCTCCAGCTAAAAGTCTAGTAGACATAGACTTGGCTTCATTGCGG GATCCAGCTGGGATATTTGAATTGGTGGAGGTGGTTGGAAATGGCACCTATGGACAAGTATACAAG GGACGTCATGTCAAGACCGGACAGCTGGCTGCCATCAAAGTCATGGACGTCACAGAG gatgaagaggaggaaattaAACTGGAGATCAATATGCTGAAGAAATATTCCCACCACCGAAACATAGCCACCTACTACGGTGCTTTCATTAAAAAGAGCCCCCCGGGACACGATGACCAGCTGTGG ttGGTGATGGAGTTCTGTGGAGCTGGTTCAATCACAGACCTGGTTAAGAACACCAAGGGGAACCAGCTGAAGGAAGACTGGATTGCCTACATCTCCAGAGAGATCCTCAGG ggTCTGGCCCATCTACATGCCCACCACGTTATCCACCGTGACATCAAGGGCCAGAACGTCCTGCTGACCGAGAATGCTGAAGTCAAACTAG TCGACTTTGGCGTTAGCGCTCAGCTGGATCGAACAGTGGGGAGGCGAAACACCTTCATCGGGACGCCTTACTGGATGGCTCCTGAGGTCATAGCTTGTGACGAGAACCCGGACGCCACGTACGATTACAGA AGTGACCTGTGGTCTTGTGGTATCACAGCTATTGAAATGGCTGAAGGAGCACCAC CGCTTTGTGACATGCACCCAATGCGTGCACTCTTCCTCATTCCAAGAAACCCTCCTCCCAGGCTCAAGTCTAAAAAATG GTCCAAAAAGTTTTTTAGTTTCATTGAGAGCTGCCTGGTGAAGAACTACACTCAGCGGCCCCCGACGGAGCAGCTGCTGAAGCACCCCTTCATCCGAGACCAGCCCAACGAGAGGCAAGTCCGCATTCAGCTCAAAGACCACATCGACCGGACcaagaagaagaggggagagaagg ATGAGACAGAGTATGAGTACAGCggcagcgaggaggaggaagaggatccCCCAGAGCAGGAGGGGGAACCCAG CTCCATCGTCAATGTGCCGGGTGAGTCGACTCTGCGCCGCGACTTCATCCGCCTGCAGCAGGAGAACAAGGAGCGATCCGAGGCGCTCCGTcgccagcagctcctccaggaGCAACAGCTGCGGGAGCAGGAGGAGTACAAGCGCCAACTACTGGCCGAGAGGCAGAAACGCATTGAGCAAcagaaggagcagaggaggcGGCTGGaggag CAACAACGACGCGAACGGGAGATGAGGAGGCAACAGGAGCGCGAGCAACGTCGTCGCGAGCAAGAGGAGAAGAGGCGCATTGAGGAGATGGATCGTCGACgtaaagaagaggaggagcgcCGGCGGGCCGACGACGAGAAGAGAAGGAACGATCGCGAACAG GAGTACATCAGGcgtcagctggaggaggagcagagacacCTGGAGAtgctgcaggagcagctgcTCCGTGAACAGGCCATGCTGCtg GAGTTCAAGTGGCGAGAGCTCGAGGAGCAGCGCAAGGCTGAGCGACTCCATAAGCGcctgcagcaggagcaggcCTACCTGCTGTCGCTGCAGCACGAATCCAAACAGCAACCTGGCGACAGGACCAAACCCCCCTCAGACCATAGCAAACCTCCGCAGACCTCCACCCTGCCCCCTGACAGACTCCTCAACACAACCCCTCAGGCTCAGGTCCTTGACAGTGCTGCTTCTGTAGCAAGAGGCGCTTATGAGTCCTCCAGAGCCCTTCAGGCAGTCCCCTCGGATAGCGCCAAATCCCAGGCAGCGGCGCCACAGAAGACTGACTCTGATGAGACATGTCCCAGCCAGGTCTCAAACTCCCCCGACCCCCCTCAGACTGAACCCCCCACTGACTTTGAACCTCCCCAGGCAGAAAGTTTGAAGCCCGACGGGCCCACAGAGCCTGTCAGTCATCCTCCTCAGCCTATCAGAGAG GCCGACGAGCGGTACCGTAAAAACATTCAGGGCTCCCCTCAGGCCGCCCCTCTTCCCAAGCagccccctcttcctccccgcTCCTCTGAACCGTTCTCCAATGGCGGCCCCTCCTCCGAAGCCTCCGCCATGCACCGTCCCATGGAGCCTCAG GTCCAGTGGTCTCACCTGGCTGCTCTAAAAAGCAGCAACAGCGCcgccccctctcctcctcctccgcccgTGGTCTCTCGCTCCCAGTCCTTCAGCGAGCCCGGCGGCGTGACCTCTAGCTTTGCACAACTCCACCTGCGTTCCCAGGACccccaccatcatcaccaccaccaccacccatcGCCCGCACGCACTGACCCCCAGCCCCAACCTCCCCTCCACCACCCTCAGGCCCAACACCAGGCCAGCAACGAGGAGGTACCTCCTAAG GTCCCAGTCAGGACAACATCCAGGTCTCCAGTGCTGTCGCGCCGAGAGTCCCCTCTGCCATCTCAGCCCGGCAACCAGGGCGGACAGAGGAGCGCTAGCGG TAACGTGGAGCAGCGCCCCCTGTGGGACCGAGTGGAGAAACTGCAGCCTCGGCCAGGCAGCGGCAGCTCTTCCGGCTCCTCCAACTCTGGCTCCCAGGCCAGTCCCGCTGACCGCTTCAGGCCACGCT CTTCTTCCAAATCCGAAGGTTCTCCTCTCCTGCGGCCTGAAAATGTTCccaaaaaacaagatgaaaagaaCGTCGCCCGGCCTACTCGACCAGCT GATCTGACTGCTCTGGCCAAGGAGCTTCGTGCCGTAGATGACGTGAGGCCCCCCCACAAGGTCACCGACTACTCATCCTCAAGCGAGGAGTCGGGCACCACCGACGAGGAGGACGACGAGGAGGTGGACCAGGAGGCGGGAGAGGAGTCCACCTCCGGAGCCGAGGACTCCAGGGCCGG GAGGCTGAGTAACGGGGAGACCGAGTCTGCTAAGACCATGCCGGTGGAGGACTCTGAGAGCGACCAAGCCACTACGCCTTCCAAGGACGGGACGCTGGTCATCAGACAG AGCACCGTTGACATAAAGCGGTCGGTCAAtctctcatcttcatcctcctcttcctcggccGGCCCCGGTTACGGCCACGGCCAGCCCCAACCCCCCGGCCACGGCCTCCCAGAGAAAAACGGCTTCGCAGGCCGCATACACCACCTACCAGACCTTATCCAGCAGAGCCATcactccccttcctcctccacatccatcgcttcctcctcctcttcctcctcttcctcttcctccttcccctcatCATCTAGCCACGCCAGTCCCGCCATGTCCCCACAGAACCCCCCGGACAAGTTCACTGCCATCGAG TCCCAGTCGGAGAGCAACTCCATGTCCAAACACaagtcttcctcctccttcactccctTCATCGACCCTCGCCTTCTCCAGATCTCTCCGTCCAGCGGCAGCTCCCTCAACAACATGG CGGGATTCGGGCAGGACGGACGGATGGCGGACCCCCTGAGGTCCGACCCATCTCGCAAAGGCTCGGTGGTCAACGTCAACCCGGTGAACACGCGTCCGCCGAGCGACACGCCCGAGATTCGCAAGTACAAGAAGAGGTTCAACTCTGAGATCTTATGTGCTGCACTCTGGG GAGTGAACCTGCTGGTGGGGACGGAGAGCGGCCTGATGCTGCTGGACCGAAGCGGTCAGGGGAAGGTCTACCCCCTGATCAACAGACGACGCATCCAGCAGATGGATGTCCTGGAGGGTCTCAACGTCCTGGTCACCATATCGG GTAAAAAGAACAAGCTTCGAGTGTATTACTTATCGTGGTTGAGAAACAAGATTTTGCACAACGACCCCGAGGTGGAGAAGAAGCAGGGTTGGGTCAACGTGGGCGACCTGGAGGGCTGCGTCCACTACAAAGTCG tgaagtaCGAAAGGATCAAGTTCTTGGTGCTGGCCTTGAAGAACGCTGTGGAGGTGTACGCCTGGGCACCCAAACCCTACCACAAGTTCATGGCCTTTAAG TCTTTCGGTGACTTGGTGCACAAGCCTCTGCTGGTTGACCTGACGGTGGAGGAAGGACAGAGGTTAAAGGTCATCTACGGCTCTTGCTCGGGCTTCCACGCCGTGGATGTGGACTCCGGTGCCGTTTACGACATCTACTTACCCACGCAC ATCCAGACCAGCATTCAGTGCCACGCCATCATCATCCTGCCCAACACCGACGGCATCGAGCTGCTGGTGTGTTACGAGGACGAGGGCGTCTACGTCAACACCTACGGGCGCATCACCAAGGATGTGGTGCTGCAGTGGGGAGAAATGCCAACTTCAGTGG CCTACATTAGGTCAAACCAGATCATGGGCTGGGGCGAGAAGGCCATAGAGATCCGCTCGGTGGAGACGGGCCACCTGGATGGCGTCTTTATGCACAAGAGGGCTCAGAGACTCAAGTTCCTTTGTGAGAGGAATGATAAG GTCTTCTTTGCCTCCGTGCGCCCCGGAGGTGCCAGCCAGGTGTATTTCATGACCCTGGGGCGCACTTCCCTCATGAGCTGGTAG